The Eriocheir sinensis breed Jianghai 21 chromosome 21, ASM2467909v1, whole genome shotgun sequence genome includes the window atcccaaggCCGTAAACACCaggtatttttttatcatttattttcctttcgtgaTTAATACAGCAATAGCATGCAGGTGTCTTTAGGTGGGGAGAATCAGGACATGTTCAACgtggcaggggagggggaggggagggggacgaAAGAGGTTACAGGGTGCACTAAATTATAATGTTCTGCATGCTTGGGTCTGTCCGCCGCCCCTCTCACCTGGAAACTGGGAACCTGGAATGACGTCTCGGCCGTAGTAAAGCCAGGGCTGTTCCCCGTGTTTCGTCTTACATGGAAACTCGTTGCAGCGTCACACGTCACCAAGTGGGAGAAGAGCAGCAGCCGGGGCACGCAGGGAGAGCTTCTGTGCGTACTAAGCCCTCGGGACACCCTCATCGACCCTCGTGCCTTGTTTGACGCGCTTCCTGAGCGACGCCACGCCTGCAACACAAGGGAGGCGTAACAGATTATTCAATTTGTCGGTAACCTTACACCGAGGATGAGGCAAAGCAAAAGAAACATAAAGGTGTCTGACATCGGCCTCCCACAGAATCAAGTGCTAAACCTCGTGTCTGAATCGATGTTCAGGTGCTGCCTCGTGGAAGTACCGAATCGCTAGAAAGATAATTAAGGAAACTCAGAGTTGTTTTTTCAAGAGTGTTCCGGAGTCTGCCTGACAAGTACACACTCTTCATGTGcaccctccccccttaccccccctgcCCTCACCCTACCAGTCCTCATCCCGGGAACACAAAGCATCACGTGTCGCTGCAGCCTCCGTATGTCTTGCTTCCCCTTACCTACACTCCATTCCAgacctcatcctccctccccgcccctctcaccctttcctattccttctttgtcTGCGAGGTGTAGAGTGTGAGGGAAGGAATAGGTCACTACTGAAAGAAATACTTAATTTTCTTCGAGATCTTTGCTCCTGCCTCTCATTCTAAAAAGACCTGGCCATGGTCTGTGAAACCCTACTAATCTTACACACATTCACGAGTATATCTTTATCGGGTAACATGTTCATATAATCCTGGATGCCAAGAACAAGTCATACCATCGAAATACTCACTCTGTCGGTTCCCTTGGATCTCCACGATGAAGGCGTCCCTGGCGGCACAGAGAAACAACGTGTCAACCATAAATAAGTCACCGAACACTAAATTGACCCAGAAGCAGAAGGACTGGTTGGATGAAAGGAGTTTGGAGTCAAGAGTCAATGTTAcctgtgagggagggggaaggggggcggggctTCTGGACCAATGTAGTGTACGAAGGCTATAAATGTAGTGAATTCAAAAAGTAAAGCAGACTCATTACTTCGGTGAGGGATCCTGATTCAGTGAGAACAAACTTCCTCCCGTGTTGAGCATCATGCGGTCACAAGCTTATGAGTACGACATGAGGAAGTGGGAGGCAGGGGGTGAGGCGTGCCGGGGTCGGCGGGGACTCACTGTATGGTGTTGCTCCTCATGGCGGGGATAATGGGGACCTGGGCGCCGTAGCGGTCCTTCAGCAGGATCAAGGCCCCTCGAGGCTGCCCACACAGAGCCGTCAGCCGGTTGGTCAGCTCCTCCGTGCTGATTTTCGAGCTGAAGGTCAACTGTGAATCACCAATGTCGCCCATTACTAGAACGTCCCATTACTACGccggaaaagaagaggaaatcaataaagaggggaaggaacaggCATGAAagtgaaaagtaagaaaaaggaaagaaaacgtttGATCACCAATGTCGCTGACATTACTGTAGCCTGACATTTTCCGTTTCATCGTCATTCataatcataatagtaataataataataataataataataataataataataataataataataataataataataataataataataataataataataataataataataataataataataataataataataataataacagtaataaaacaataataatgatgatgatgattatgatgatgatgatgatgatgataataataataataataataataataataataataataataataataataataataataataataataataataataataataataataataataataataataataataataataataataataataataataataataataataataataataataataataataataataataatgtctacatacatacatacatacatacatacatatatacatacatacataatatacACACTCACCCCCTGCACATGGTTGAAGAGCTTGATGAAGATGGTCCTGTTCCTCTGTCCCTCGGTTTCCTTGTGTCTGTGAGCCTCGTCCTCCTTGGCCACGGCGCTGCCCATCCTGAAGGTCGCTCTGTCGGTGGCTCTTCAGAAGGGTCTCTTGACGTTCACTATTAGGCTGTCTGCTCCTCTCCCGCCCTCGCTAGCCTCGAACACGCGCTAAAAACTCATTGTGCTCCACGAGTAGCCTTATTGCCTTCGTTGGAGCAAAAACGGTTCTCGCCTCACCTGGTAAACTAGACAGGGGGTGAGGCAGCCGGTGTGTCCTTCGCCAAGAGTCCTTACAGGCAGCTCAAGGTAGTGATGACTGATCGGCTTTGTCGCCACCCTCGTCCTGTCCCTCACCTTGTCATCTCTCGGCCAGCGTTCGATTCCCACAACTCTTGTAACGACCACGAAAATTTTAGAGCTCCTGCCTTTAGTAGAACTTTTAATTCGTATCTTTTCTTTAAGACAACAATCAAAACGCCGAGTGCATGTAGTGGAAATTCTGACCGTAAACTAAAGCAAAAGGCTCATATTCACCTACCAATTCTGCGTCCACTGACCCAGCACCAGCGTTGCTGGCATGACGTCACACCGTGCCTGCCCTCTGATTGGTCCAAGGGCAGGTAATGGACCAATCACATAACGCTGTTCTGAAAGAAATCCCCATCGATAATCGGACAGGCTAATGAACACCCAAGCAGCCGTGGAGGTGCCGTAACAACAATTCCCAATCACGTCCAGAGACTCGCTGCCAGTATAGACCCTAGTGGAGCCATTCCTTGGTGTGGCAGCctccagccacaccaccacacatttTCAGACTCCATCTCCCCCCGGAGCACCCTATCGATGCCTATGACACTTGGTGCAGAGCAACACTGATTGAGGCTCAAGTATGGGTGTACATCGAccagggacagggaggaggagcctTGCCGCTGCCCCTCCAGACATGCACAACGATGTGTCGCCTGAAATTGAACAGGTGACATTCTCTAAGTCACACCGCTGCTTGTTTTGACAAGCAAAGAACTCACACACGTTACCCAAAACAGACAACATAAAAACGGCAACACTACACCTCAAAAAAATTTCGTCAAcccataaaaatacataaaaaaaacgatTCATGTATTCTGTTTGTCTGCTCATTCATTCATCTGTACCTGTGACTTGATCTGCGTGATTGTTTGTATGTCTTCATTTCAAGACAAGAGAGAAACAATGAGACTGAAACAAAATGCATTTATCATTGTCTGAGTGACAGAATGGGGTAGTAAATATTGCCCTGATTGAGATCATGTATGGGTGAGGATCATTGCTTCAACGTTTCTGTATGAAAAGGAGAGTCCACttgtgggaggagggggaaggggagaggcggaGCAAGGTCACGGAACACCTGACAAACTAACTCCGCCGCAGGCTGCGTCTGTTATGCCGGGCACTGCTTGGCCTGCTAAGGTGTTGGCACGTCTGCCCGCAGGGTTGTGGCCGCAGCCCCTGGCCGCAGTCTGCCCCGAAGGTTGCAGCGTCTCCTGCACCGCCCCTCGGATAGCAGGGTCACCTGTCCTGCCATACGGATGACACGGTCCACAGCCCCGCCCCGTGTGTGCCACAGTCCCCAGCCTCGCCCCGTGGATGGCACAGTCCCCAGACCCGCCCCGTGGATGGCACAGTCCCCAGACCCGCCCCGTGGACAGCACAGTCCCCAGATCCGGCCCGTGGATGGCAGGGTCTCCCAGGTGACGGGATGATGCCTGACCCAGCCCCTTCACCTTACCTACCTCCCAACTCACCCAcctgaggggggtgagggagggacagCAGCCGGAGGAAAGGATACACTGACGTAGTGTCTGGGGAACCTTTTTTAATATCCTCCCTTTGGCTTTTGGCTTTTGGCTTTTACAACATATGGACAAGGACAAATTTTACTGGACACTGTAAACAAACCATTTAGTATGTCCTTTCTGTCCAGTTTATATCATATACGAATATCATGATCACAATGTCATATTATGTATAGTTATTGTagaatactgtgtgtgtgtgtgtgtgtgtgtgtgtgtgtgtgtgtgtgtgtgtgtgtgtgtgaatacatcAGAGTAAACTGCTAGGAactgtgggaaggagagagaaaaagagaaaggaaagcgagAGGATGTGGTGGAAAGGTGGctgagagagaggacgaggaggagcaaggggggagaaggaggatgggaagacggaggaggaggaggaggaggggaagaagatggatgaggaagaggaggtgggaggggaaaCGACGGACAtaggggagaatgaggaagaggcggagagagacgaaaagaaagagaagagggaagaagacgaaacaagaagaagaggaggaggaagaggagagacaagaagcagaagtaggcggaggaggaggggaagaggaggcaagaaggAATGATGATGAAATAATTATGATGAAAAAGGAACTGAAGAGGATGATGATCTTGAtcctcaccatcaccctcactgtcctttccttccccgaGTGAATTCTGGGTCTGactcaaggaggaagaggaggaggaggagaaggggtaagatgagatgagatgagttaaggagagggggagagagagcgagagagagagagagagagagagagggcgatgAGGACTCGGAGATGTGTGAGAATGTGGGGGGAAactgcaatgatgatgatgatgatgatgatgatgatgatgatgaagcgaGGCAATGGTGGACAACGTCAGCCACAAGAATAAGTGTGATGTAGTGAGAGCAATGTAGATGATTCCTGCAAGATAGTATAAttttcatggtgtgtgtgtgtgtgtgtgtgtgtgtgtgtgtgtgtgtgtgtgtgtgtgtgtgtgtgtgtgta containing:
- the LOC127001765 gene encoding uncharacterized protein LOC127001765; this encodes MGSAVAKEDEAHRHKETEGQRNRTIFIKLFNHVQGLTFSSKISTEELTNRLTALCGQPRGALILLKDRYGAQVPIIPAMRSNTIQDAFIVEIQGNRQSVASLRKRVKQGTRVDEGVPRA